The following coding sequences lie in one Trichoderma breve strain T069 chromosome 1, whole genome shotgun sequence genomic window:
- a CDS encoding LSM domain-containing protein — protein MASNKLGKMINYRMRVTLQDSRQLVGQMLAYDRHMNLVLADTEEFRRIKRKNKTAAPGGAPAGQTIVQEEKRTLGLVIVRGAHIISLTVESPPPADPSARLGKATTGGIASTLQAGPGVARPAGRGAAAPISLAGPAAGVGGGAPPPGFPSFPGAPGAPGAPGFGGRGGPPPGFPGQFPPPAGFPGAPGFPGAPGFPPGGPPPGFQPPPRR, from the exons ATGGCGTCCAACAAGCTCGGCAAGATG ATCAACTACCGGATGCGCGTGACCCTGCAGGACTCGCGACAGCTCGTTGGCCAGATGCTCGCCTACGACCGACATATGAACCTCGTCCTAGCCGACACTGAGGAATTCCGCCGCATCAAgcgcaagaacaagacagcTGCTCCCGGAGGCGCACCGGCGGGCCAGACCATCGtgcaggaggagaagaggacACTTGGCTTGGTGATTGTTCGTGGAGCACACATCATTTCCCTGACCGTCGAGTCACCTCCTCCCGCCGATCCTAGCGCTCGATTGGGCAAGGCCACCACCGGCGGCATTGCTTCGACTCTTCAGGCTGGCCCTGGCGTTGCTCGACCTGCTGGCCGTGGTGCTGCGGCCCCGATTTCTCTCGCCGGTCcggctgctggtgttggtggaGGTGCTCCCCCTCCAGGATTCCCATCTTTCCCTGGAGCCCCCGGTGCTCCTGGAGCTCCTGGCTTTGGAGGACGAGGTGGTC CCCCTCCCGGATTCCCTGGCCAGTTCCCTCCCCCCGCGGGTTTCCCAGGTGCTCCAGGCTTCCCTGGCGCGCCTGGATTCCCTCCTGGTGGCCCTCCTCCTGGCTTCCAGCCCCCTCCTCGACGATAA